Part of the Falco biarmicus isolate bFalBia1 chromosome 4, bFalBia1.pri, whole genome shotgun sequence genome, GCCAACTGGTGAGAGGTTCCTGGTGTTAATCCtccctggagagctgggtgggttttgtgggtatggggtgttggggttttctgtggagtttgttgtttggtggggttgtgggggtttttttggcaagtGGTAGGTCACCCAGAGGCAGACACACAGAGCTTAAATCCCACTGGCCTCAGTGGTACCTGAGTGCCTGTGGGTGCCGGAGGTCTCAGCTGTGTGGCTAGTGCCTGCCCCGCTTGAGTGAGCTGTTACAAAGGCAGGTGTGTGTAGTGGTGGTTCAGGTTAGTGTGCACTTCACATCCTCAGCCACTGGCCcggagctgccctgcagcccttgCCAGAGCTGACAGCAACACCCAGCATGGGGAGAGGTCCTCTTGGGTCGCTAGTGGTGTTGGAGGAGATGGTGGCAGGAATCCAGCTGTGTAAATGAAGGTCAGTCTGCTGCACATATGTGTTGTGACAagaagagtgaaagaaaaagcctCTGGACAGAGCACATCGTGTTTGTCAGGCTACATCTTCACCTGCATGTCTGCAGATCTCCAACCtggttgtgttttgggtttttttaagttctgcGTTTTAAATCTCTAGCACTAAGACTTTCCTACCTAAGAAAGGAGATTCCCTCTTTTAAACACCTGCTGGTATCTTCCCCACAGTGCTTGTGTTGTGAGTAGCTCACCCCCAGGATGCAGCttaagggaagagggaaggagaggggcaAGGGTCAGGCCGAGAGAAGGGGTGTTGGTATGTTAACAAGCAGGGAGGAAGATACAGGCTTCCTGTAGCTCCAGGCGGCTCCCCCAAGCCTGCCTTCAGAAGCGGCGTTTTCATCTCGCTGCCCTTCATGCTGCCCTTCAGCAGGACAGCTTCCCAAATATGGGCTCGCTGACTTTCTGACCAAAATAGCAGCTGCGTGACAAAATGCAGCACAGAGGAACGTAACCTTAATCCAGGCATCATTGTGTAGCAAGAGACAGGAATTTTGTAAGCGTCCACAGCAGCTTGGTGTCAGGTTTGTTGTCCGCTCCCTGCGTGCATGGTGGTCCCACAGGACACTGGCCCCAGATATCAGTTGATCACCTATTGCATTTTCTAAGCCCATGACAGCTCAGTCCGTGACTTTCCTTGTCGAGGTTGCCCCAGCCAAGAAGGGAAGGCTGCAAAGGGGAGTCTGCTGATGTGGCCTTGTGGTGGCTCCTCATCCTCTTTCACTTGCCTTGTGTAGTCATTTAAGTTCTGTTGGTCAAGCTGAAGATCCTTTTTGGGAGGATTACACATACAGAGCCCAGGAGACTGAACTGGCAGCTGTGGCCCGCTTGAAATTATTCCCGTTATACAGACCTCTGTCATCTTTGACATTTAAGAACTCCAAAACTCTTATGATAAGTCCTCGGTATCCTGCAGGAGGCCAATGAGCTTGAGAGCATCTCTCTGCTCACCTACTGCTGTATATCAGGTTCTGCATGTcgtgcttgctgctgctggacgTCATACTTGCTGCAGATTAGTTCTCCCCTTTGCAGTTGAGGACTCCAGTATCAAGTTCTTGTTTggctccttttttccctctgatttaaagaaaaaaaaagagcaaagggTGTGTAACCAAATACTGAATCAGCTCATTTAGCAAAGGTGAGCTGTCACGCAAAAGCCAAGAGCACAGAACTGGGGAGCAGAAATCAAAGCAGTACGAATTGCTCTGATGGGGCAGAGTATTCACCGGGGGCATCGATGTtcacagtgaaaatgaaaagtagGGCTGGATACGTGTTGCTCTGTCCCCCTTTACCGCCTTTCAGTAGCGTGCCTaagaaaaaagcagtgaagAGAACTTGAGTTCGGCTTTGCCCAAGTTTTAAGGCTGTCACAGGTGTTTCTACAGACCAGGGCCTTTGGTGCAGTGAAGTGTTTGCCTGAAGTACCTTGGCTCGTGGTATGACTGTAGGCGAGATGCAAAGTTTTATTAGGGAGATGTGTACAAAGTTTCTCAGATCTTCCTGCAGTCACTTAGTTCACACAGCAGGGTTTTACTGGGGGCTGAAGAGAGCCCTCAAACGTGCTGGGAAATCTGCAAACCACGGCAGAAATTAAATCTACTGCCAGTGAAAGCAAGCAGATCAGTTGGCCTGAGAACTGTGGCTGTGTCTGGTGGCCTGGTCTGCTGtcacctgccagcacagctcctggctCAGCTGGGGCGTTAGAGCACACAGGTCTAGGGACTGTTTTAAAGAGCGGTAAATGGCTCTTTGcctgatttaaaagaaaattgttccaattactttgggttttttttcactcccAGTTAGTGCATGTGGACATGTCATGTTCTTAAAGGCTTCAGACACCAAAAGTTCACTACATATGCAGGGAAAACTGCAAATTTATTTGGAGTTGAAGAGATACATGGACTCCCGGGTGGTTTTCATTCACCATTAGCACATCTCCAGGCACAGTGGAGGCTTCAGCCAGGCTGATGCTGGTTGGTTACTGATTTTTCAGCCATCTAACCCACTCGCCAGCATGTCATGCCACGTTGCATTCTCAGTGCAGTTGTTCCCATGTTTTAGCCAACAGTGAAATCCACCCGCAGCGCTCGACCCTGTGGCATTTGCTGCCTTACTCTGGGAGGACAGTCAGTGTGTTAAGGCAAATTGGTCTCGCAGCCGTTTTTCTGACTTGGTGCAGAGCATGCTGATCTGCTGGCACCTCTGCTCTGAGGACTGAAAAAGCCCAAGCAGCACCAGTGTGTCTGCTCTTCTAGGGCCAAGCTTCAGCTGCTACAAGATCTTTGTCCTCTCTCTCCAGCCTCTGCTGTCCCTCTTTTACTCTCAGAAAAGAGTGGGCAGGCAGCGAGGTCGTGGCTTGCTGTTGCACCAAGGGGAGAGAGGCAAGGCTGCTTCTTGCAGCCATCCTTTTCCCTGGGGTCACAGCAGAGTCCAAGCCTCGTGACTGAAGGGAGGGAGTTAACCTTGTTCAGTGGGCCACAGCCTATGAGTAAGCAGTGGAGAGTATCTTGGAGATGTCTGTGTTGATGCTGTCGGTGGTGGCTGCCGAGATGTGATGTGAGAGTGCGGGtgtggggtggctgtggggagagCCGGCATCACCTTGGCTCGTGGCTGAAGTCTGGGTATTTGCAACTCTGTGGAGATTTCCAGGCCTGGCATAGTAAAACGTTTCAGCTGTGTCCTCAGAAGCAGGTCTCAGTGGGACATGGCTTCTGCTGCTACGCTGGGAAGGTGGAAAATGATAGGTTTTGATCTCCAGGCTAAGGATTCATTGGAAATGGAAGATGGTAACACTCAGGAGCGCTTCCTGTCACAGGGTTGTTTGATCCAACACATTTCTGTGTCGCTTGTGGTGCACCTGTAGTTCTCCTGGCTCAGCAGGAGCTATGGCATTGAGGGCTTGGGACCCTCGGGGAGACCCCTCTGAGCAGGTCTGCCAGATGTTTGCAaaatttctgggttttaaagaaaatcagctgCTCTAGCTGACAGGGGTTTGTTTCCTTAGTTTCTCTGATGTTACAAGCCCTGGTTGAGCAAAACGTTCAGTGCTCGTTGTTCCGAGGAAAGACACAGCTGTGTCCTTCCAACCAGCCAACAACCCCTCTCACGCCTGTTTTCACCTCAAGCTCATTTGGTTTGAATTACAATATTTTGCTATTGCTGCAAATGAGGGTGTGTATCACATCAAATACAGCTGCTCGAGGTATTGTTCCTGCAAAGAGGGGAGTAAAAAAAGCTGGGTTtgggaggagaggcagaaggGTGCTGCAGCACGTGCTGCCGTGGCGGTGTGCTTGCCCAGGGTTGAGGGCATCACTGGGGCTTGCACCGACACCATCTCAAGCCTTGCCCTGCCaatgtttgttttgcttgggtAAATGTTTGATTTTAGCAACATGACTGCGATGCAcaagctgtgctggggctgtaATTCAAtgggaggaggcagctgtgTGCAGGGAGAGCTGCTAATGCCACAGGAATGCCACACTTCCTTGGGACGAGAAAAGATGGCACCTGGGGCCCTTGGTGACAGCACGGCTTGTCCTCCTCAGCCCTGCTGTCACGCTCTGTCTGGGGGCCAAGATCCAAAGCGGCGTTGTACCTTGCTAAGGGCCCGTGTGGCCCAAACAAACGTGGCTTCTGAGGGAAAATCGGGCGTTTCTGGTATTGCAGCGAGGCTCCcgcccagggctgctggaggaccATGAGGTGCCATGGGGCTGCCACCTGCCACCAGGCTGGGTGCGATGGGAGGGAGGCACCCAGTCCGGCTTAGGAATGGCTTTTTATTCATGCTCCCAGAGGGAAGTGAGCTGGTCTTCAGGGTGGCAATCTGGATGgcggggaggaggaagggctgTCCCTTTGGGACAGCTGGGGCaaagagcagggaggagagggactGTCCCTCACCTGTGGATTCCAGTGATGGTATAAGTGGTTGTTAATTCACATTTTATTGCTAAAATGCTGCCAATGCTCCAGTTAAACCAGCAGGCACCAGTGCTGGCTCCTTAGCCTGCCCACCATAGCAGGGGTGAGGAGATGCTGCATGGCAGCTCCCCGCTGAGCACCCTTGGCACCACTGGCCGGGctttgctgctgggctggcagtgAAATACCTTCTGGGGGGCTTAAAGCTCCAGGTGTGGCGTCACCTCACCAGGCGCCGCTTGTGAGCACTCGATGCAGCCCCGTCAGTTGTGAGTACGCGACCAGGGTGAAGGTCTCACTGAACCTCCAAGGAACGACCATCTGAGGCACTCGGTGTTAACgtgttttattttcccagtggCCACCCTTCTCAGCGCTCAGTCTTCATGCCGGTAGCCAGGGGACTTAGCCAAGGAGATGAGGTGCAGAGCCGGCAGGGTTTAGAAGATTGGGGCTGTCAATCTGGCCTCAGATTTATTCAACTCCTTTCATAAACTCCAGGAACTCTGCCAAGGGGAAGACATTGGAAGCAAGGGGAGTGAGGTGGGACTGAAGTGCCCTTGCAACTGCCAAGTGTGCTCTTGGCAGCTTTCTCCAGCCCTGTCTCCGTTTCCATCCCCCTGATGCATGAGAGGCGGAGGGGGGATGGCTACGGCCCCTCTGACTGTGGCGAGGACTCCTCGTGACTCCCGACAGAAACGTCAAAGGAGCCCAGCACCACCCTCGGCCTCTACCAAAATGCCAGAGGTGAGAGCCCAGGGAGGGACACAGCCACCAGCTCGGCTCAGAAATGGTCAGGGGGTCATTTCAGCAGCATCACGTTCGAAGATACAGCCCTTCAGAGATGGTGCTTGCGTTTAGGGGACGGGAGGGAATGGGCAGGTCTCTGGTGAAAAGCAGCGTTGCCTCAGTGCAGGCTGGCTTTCGCAGCATGGGGCCAGGTAAGGCAGCCCCAGGTGCTTGCTGCCATCTCACGAGCATAAGAACCCCCCCTCCCTGTGCAAacaccagctgcagccaggcgtattgcccagcactgcctgcatgAGCTCAGGCCTGTCCAAGAAGGTAGCCAGGACCATGGGAGCTGCCCAGGCAACACTCAAGGGCTCGCGACCAAACTGCATGCCAGGGGTCCTACCGTCATAGTCAATCCTGCCGTCATTGTTTTTATCCCCATCTTTCATCAGTTCTTCTATGTCATCCTCGGTGATGGTCTCTCCCGTTGCCTGCAGCATGATCTTCAGCTCCTCGAGGTCGATGTAGCCGTCAGCATTTCTGTGCGAGGACAGAAGATCTCAGGAGCGGAGCGACACGCCAGGCAGGGGGAGCGGGAGCGGTTGCATGGCTCCCACCACCCTGCCACGCTGCAGTCGCGGCTCTTACTTATCAAACATCCTGAAGAGATCTGAGAGTTcctcttcagtttttcctttgctgtcgTCTTTCATACACCGGACCATCATAACAAGGAACTCATCAAAGTCTACAGTGccactgcctgcaggcagagtgAACATCGTCAGCTGGCACTACAGTGGGTGGATGGGCAATGCCAAGCCAGAGACCACACTTCCCTTTAGTAACCAAGGACCAAAGCTcaggagagcagccctgcagcgaGAGGCAGCTTTCAGGACACCGGAGTAAGTGACCGAGGCCCTGCACTGATTTTATCACTGAATTTTTACCTTCTGCGGTCATTCTGCCAAGGCAAAATGAACAAACAGTCCTACTGGAAGTGCTGATCAATGGAAATTCCTGCTATGGAGATACCTGTCCATCTCATCTAGGTCTTAATAAGAGAAGTTCCACAAGGCAGGTATTCATGCAGTGTGGTTTTGCACCAGCAGTACAGTACTGTTGTTTTCAATGGCACCGCTGTTGTCCCTTTTTGCCTAATACTTAactggttttttattttccagttagTGTGGTGTTTCTGCCCAACTTGCACACAGTGGATTTTATTATGTGTGATTGCTGGCACACTGATTTAATCAGTATTGACAtttgtgcatttgtgtgtgtgtgtgtgtatgcgcTTGAGTAGTGAAAGACTTGCCTGATGATAGAATCCTGTAATTGTGGCATTTTCGAAATGGCAGTTGCTACATTCAGCCTACACTTTGTTTTTACATGGATCTGTGCAATTTCAGGGTACCCCCCACCACCAGTTCAAGCAATCTGATCAATACAGGAGTAATATTCTTTTCTAGTTTCTTTTTGTCTGGAAATTTCCTAAAGGAACCACACTGAAGTTTGGTGGGTCTTTAGTGTCCTTCAAAATCAcagtgctgcaggctgctccccACTGGCTGTGACTGTCCCCAGCATGGATCCTACCAGTGCTGCACAGATGCTGAGTGCTGCAGATCCACACCATGCCCACC contains:
- the TNNC1 gene encoding troponin C, slow skeletal and cardiac muscles, with amino-acid sequence MDDIYKAAVEQLTEEQKNEFKAAFDIFVLGAEDGCISTKELGKVMRMLGQNPTPEELQEMIDEVDEDGSGTVDFDEFLVMMVRCMKDDSKGKTEEELSDLFRMFDKNADGYIDLEELKIMLQATGETITEDDIEELMKDGDKNNDGRIDYDEFLEFMKGVE